The DNA segment AATGGTGCTAAAACCAGGGAAACAACGGTATACACCGCCGCAATCATCGCTATATGCGTTAATGTTTTTGTATTCATTTTTTCTCCTTATTTTGATTATCGTCAGGTAGCTGCTACTGACGCAATACTGCTCTATTATACACCTGATAAAAGAAACATCATTTGTGAATAAATAAATAATTTATTAAGGTGTTTTTTCTGTATAATGAAATTGTTCAATTTGGGAGGAAAAAATATGAACATCAAAAAGATCTCGGTATCGCTTCTTACAGCTGCTCTATTAGTTGGCTGTAGTTCCGGAAAAGCTGCTAACACAACTAAGAAGGATGCGAATGGACGTGCATTACCTGCTGACACAGGTACAAAAGACATTGCTAGTCTTAAATTCCAATTCGTTCCATCTCGTCCAACAGATGAAATCATCAAAGCAACTTCTAATTTAGGTGATTTATTCAAGGCAAAGATGAAAGAAAAGGGATATAACATCGGTAAAGTGGACATTTCCGTTTCTGATAGTTATGAAGCTGCCGGGGAAGCTTTATCCGCCGGTTCAGTTGATGTAGCTTGGTTACCCGGTGGAACTTATGCTCTTTATTCCCATGATTCAGATGTTGTCTTAACCGCTACTCGTCATGGTTTCAAAAACGATTCCACGACCCCTAAGGATTGGAATGGCGATGCGAATAAGACCCAAAACAGTACAAAGCCGGTGACTTATTACAAAGGTTTAATTTACGCTGGACCTTCTGCATATGGTAAGAAGTTGGCGGCTAAAGTTAACGCCGGTGAAAAATTAACATGGGAAGATTTAGATGGGGCTAAGTGGGCAGTTCGTGATGTGACAAGCTCTGCTGGTTATATTTATCCAACTATGTGGTTACAAGAGCAATTCAAGGGTAAGAGTATTAAAGACTTATCCAAGGTAACAACCTTAAACTACGCCGCCGAATTCCAACAAGCCGCCGCTGAACAAATTGATGTTATCGTATGTTACGCAGATGGTCGTCAAGACTATGAAAAGCAATGGCAAAAAGAATGGGGGCGCAAGGATTCCATCTGGAATGAATTGAATGTTATCGGAGTTACCAAAAATGTTTATAACGATACAGTAACCGTAACCATGAAAAAACCTGAAATCTACAACAAAGAATTTATAACCGCTTTCCAAGATTCGATTATGGAATTATCGAAGACGGAGGAAGGTAAGAAAATTTTCGGTATTTACAAGCACAGTGGATACGCAAAAGCCAACGATAAAGATTATGACGGCGCTCGTCAAGCTCTAAAAGCAGTTCAAAATCAAAAGTAAAAAGAATTCTGGATGGTGCTTTTCAGGCATCGTCTTTTTATCGTTTAAGTAAAAAGGAGAACAACATGATTGAATTTAAAAATGTTTCTAAAACATATCCCAATGGCACAAAAGGTCTGGAAAATGTTGATTTAAAAATTGAGCAAGGTAATTTTATCGCTATTATTGGTTTATCCGGTGCCGGTAAATCCACTTTGATTCGTACGGTCAACCGAATGATTGATATCACAGAAGGTGAGTTAATCGTCGATGGAGAAGATGTTTCTAAACTAAAAGGGGAGGATCTTCGTAAATATCGTCGCAAAGTTGGCATGATTTTCCAATCCTTTAATTTAGTTTCACGCGCTACTGTTTTAAACAATGTTTTAGCGGCCAATGTTCCGGATATGCCTTGGTATAAAGTATTGTTCTCCTCTTACTCCAAAGCACAAAAGCTTCACGCTCTGGAAGCACTAGACAAAGTCAATATTCTTGATAAAGCTTACAGTCGTGTGGATGAACTATCGGGTGGTCAAATGCAACGCGTTGCTTTAGCTCGTACCTTAAATCAAAATCCATCGATTATTTTAGCCGATGAACCGGTTGCGTCCCTGGATCCAATCATGGCCGATGTGGTCATGTCAGATTTCAAACGCATCAATCAAGAAATGAATATTTCTATCCTATTGAATATTCACCATGTGGATTTAGCCCTTAAATATGCGACGCGCATTATTGGTATTCGTAAAGGTCATATTGTTTATGATGGTTTAGTGAAAAATCTAGACCAAGCAACTTTGGATTATATCTATAAAGGCAATGAAGAGGTTAAGGCATGAAAACATCCTTATTTGATCGTATATTCAAAGCCAAAACCATTCGCTTAGAAAATGGTCATACCGTTGATAAACCGGTTAATCGTATGCCCTTTATCTTAGTGACTTTAGTGGTTGTTGTGTATATTTCCGCCAAGATGACAAACTTTGATTTTTCTCTTTTGGTTTCGCGTATTAGTGAATTTACAGTTATTTTAAGTAAAATTTTCCAGCCAAACTTCAATTACTTTTCACACGTGATGACTCCCCTTGTTGAAACCATTCAAATGTCGGTGGCAGGTACGATTTTCGGCTGTTTGATTGGCTTACCTTTAGCCATTCTTTCTTCTAGTAATATCAATAAAAACCGTCCTAGTTTATTGGTTTTCCGTTTTATTCTTTCAGTATTGCGTTCGGTTCCGGCTTTGATTTATGCTTCTATCTTTGCGTTGGTCTTTAGTTTAGGAACATTAGCCGGCACGGTGGCGATTATTGTCTTTACTGTTGGTATTGTAGCGAAAATGTTGTATGAAAGCATTGAAACAATTGATATGGGACCTTATGAAGCAATGATTTCTATGGGAGCAAGTACATTTAAATCTTTCTGGACAGCTTGTATGCCACAAATTTTACCAACCTACATTGACGATTGCTTGTATTGTTTTGAGTTAAATGTCCGTGCTTCTTCTATCCTAGGTTATGTTGGAGCCGGTGGTTTAGGTATCCTTATTCGTGAAAGAACGGGATTTAGAGCTTATAGCGACTTAGGTATGATTCTTCTATCCGTCTTCATTGTGGTTTGGTTGATTGATTTTGTGAATAATATGATTAGAAAGAAATTATCTTAAAGGAGGCTTTATGTATAACCAAATCGATCAAATGTTAAACAAAGAGCCGAAAACTTTCCTACGTAATTTTGCGGTTTTCCTAGTTATCTTTATTGCCTTGTTATGGGGATCTTCTTCCCTTAAATTTGCAGGCTTTACAGAAGCCGGAATGAATGTTGCGAAAGGTGTTACCAAAGGTCTTTTCTCCCCTAACTGGGATTTAATCTTAAACTTAACGGAAAATGGAATTCCTTATTTAATTCTTCAAACCATTGCGATTGCGGTCTTAGGAACCATTATTGGTGCTATTCTAGCTATTCCATTTAGTTTTTTAGCTTCCACAACCATCGTACCAAAACCAATTGCGTATATTTTTCGCGCTATTATCTTATTGATTCGTACCATCCCGGCTTTGATTTGGGCTTTGGTTTGGATTCGTGTGACCGGTCCTGGTCCTTTCTGTGGCGTTGTGACACAAGCGATATGTTCGATTGGGATGATTTCTAAGATGTATATCACCGCTATTGAAGACTTGGATACGGGTATCCTAGAGTCCTTAGATGCGATGGGATGTACTACCTTCCAAAAAGTAAGGATTGGTATTTTACCACAATTAAGTGCTTCCTTTATTTCAACCGCTATTTATCGTTTTGATATTAACTTAAAAGATGCGACTATCTTAGGTATTGTTGGAGCCGGTGGTATTGGTTCACCATTATCACAAGCTATTTCTAATAGTAAATGGAATGCGGTTGGAGCTTTCTTACTATCCTTAATTGTATTAGTTATTATTATTGAATATTGTTCAACAAAGATTCGTGCTCGTTTGGCACATGGTCGTCAATAGTTCATTTTAAGACTTCCTAGTGAAGTCTTTTTTGTGATAGAACAAAACTTCGTCTTTTTTCTATTTTTGTTGTATTAACAATTACTTTAAACCGCCAACCTTGTTATTAAACAGAAAAAAAGGATAGTTAATCCTTTTTTATTTCTCTGTATAGCGCTCAATCAACGTTTTTCTAAGTTCGGCATCAATACCAAATTCTTGTTCATAATACTGATCAAAACCACCATATCGATTTAGGATAGACGAAATAATCGCTAACCCCATTTCTGATTTCACACCAAATGTTTCTAATAATGGTCCCTTTAACTCCGGATATTCTTGCAATAAAGAAGCTCTTTCCGAAAAAGCTTGATCAATGATGGATTTACGATACAAATTGGTTAGTAAATAATCTTCTATCATTTTTTCTTGTTCCACTTCAAATAGACCCAAGATAACGATTGCCATAACACCTGTACGATCTTTACCACTAGCACAATGGAATAAGAATGGCACATTATCCTCTTGAATTAGCTCCATCGCTTTCTTTAAATAAGGATTTCCAAAAGGCATATTTTCATAGTATTTCACTCGAAGTTCTTGCTGGTGAAGTCCCTCTTTTCCTTTTCGTAACATACCATCAAAACCGAAATTAATATCATCCATATATTTTGCTCGATAGCTGTCAAAATAAATAATTGGTACACCTAAATCCGGATCAGGTGACTTCATCCTTTCTTCTTTAGAGCGAAGATCAATGATTTTTTTTAAACCCATTGCTTTGACTATCTCTAAATCTTGTTCATTAAATTTATTTAAGCCCGATGAACGGTAGAAAAGACCTTCTTTAATTTTTCGTCCTGTTCTAGTTGGAATGTTTCCTAAATCCCTTAAATTTAATTCTTTTCTAACCGCATTCATAATTTAATCATACCACGGCTGTTGTATAATTAGTAAATTGAAAGGATTTTAGCTCTATGAAAAGAATTCGTATCTTAGCTACTTCAGACATCCATGGAACCGTCTTACCAACTCAATACTCGAATGGTTTATCCCTAAACATCGGTTTAGCTCGTCTAAAGACTCTCGTTCACTCTTTGAAAGATGAACACACAATTTTAGTGGACAACGGCGACGCAATTCAAGGTTCTCCTTTAACTCGTCATCATTATCATTTCCATGCTGATGATGTTAATCCAATGACCAAAGCCATGAAGGAAATGCATTATGATTTCATCGGTCTAGGCAATCATGATTTTAACTATGGTCAAAAGGCCTTACAAACTCATCTTGACCATGTAGGTAGTCCTTGTTTGTGTGCCAATGTGAAAAGAGATGGTGTCCCTCTTGGTTTAAGTTATGCCGTTAAAGAGGTAGAAGGTGTTAGACTAGCTTTTTTTAGTCTTGTGACTTCTTATACGCCAACTTGGGAAAGTGAAAAAAATATTGCCGGTTTAGAATTTGTGGATGCGTATGAAAGTGCGAAGAAAATCGTCGAGTATTTACAAAAATTTGAACAACCGGACTACATCATTTGCATGTACCATGGTGGTTTTGAAAGAGATTTGAACAATGGTTCTTTATTAGAAGAAGACCGCGGAGAAAACCAAGGCTATCGTATTTTAAAAGAGATTTCCGGTATTGATGTCCTGATTAGCGGTCATCAACATCGTTCTTTAGCAGGTGAGTTATTTCATACGATTTACACCCAAACCCTTGATAAAGGACAAGAATTAGCTTTGATTGATATTTATCCGGAAAATCATCATATTGAAAGTCATATTCTATTAAATGATATGTTGGCGGATGAAGCTATGATGAAATTAGTGGAAAAAGAAGAAAGGGAAACACAAAAGTGGTTAGATACTGTTGTTGGTCATTCAAAAGTGGATTTATCTATTCATGATACCTTCCAAGCTCGTTTAAAGAAAGCGCCTTTGGTCACTTTTATCAATCGTATTCAAATGGAAACAACAGGAGCACAATTGGCTGGTTCCGCTATTTATGATGGTGCTGTTGGTTTTAAAGAAACCATTACCATGCGAGATATTGTTTCTACGTATATTTATGATAATACCTTAGTTGTTAAAAAGATTACGGGGGCACAATTGAAAGCCTACTTAGAACAATGTGCTTCTTATTGGACTTTAAAAGGAAATGATATTGAGGTATCACAAAACTTTATTTATCCAAAGAAGATGAATTACAACTACGATATGATAGACGGTGTTGATTACAGCATTGATTTAAGCAAACCAGTTAATGAACGAATTACTCAGCTTGTTTTCCAGGGAAATAGTGTGCAAGATGAAGAGGAATTTACTATTGCTTTAAATAGCTATCGAGCTGCTGGCGGAGGTAATTTTGATATGTTAAAAGAAGCTGTCGTTATTCAAAACAATGGTATTGATTTTGCGGATTTAGTTGCCGGTTATCTTGAGAATCATCCTGAAATAGACTTTATTCCTGAAGATAATATTCATTTATTAAAATAATGACTTCCATACAAAAGAAAAACAGTAACTCTATGATATGTACCCATTTTTCAGACACATATCAATAAAGTTTACTGTTTTCTAATGATCCAATACCCCTTTAAAACCTAAAAAATTTTATCTCTTTATTTCCCGTGATAATTGAAACTGAAACTACCACCGGTTGTGTAGACCGAAATCGTATATTTCCCCGCTTCTAAATCCGTTGTGACCGTCTTTTCAAACGTACCACTTTCATTGAAGATTTCAATTTCTTTTCCATCCTCTTTTTTAGCTGTTGCTCTTACGCTGCCGGCACCACTATGCTTCGCCGTAAAAGAAATTCCTGAACCAACGCGCATTTCGTAAGTTTTATACAGTTTTTCATTGGGTAATGTAGTTTGTGTTTCATCTGATTTTTTACTTTGCGTCATTGAAGTTTGAATATTGGAAGAAGTTAAAACATATTCCACATTCTTATCTTGAAATTGGAACTCAAAGCCATTGCGAACACCCTTTAAAGAATACGTACCCTTGGCAGTAATCATAGCGTCTTTCTTTGTAAAAGAGATAGATTGTTGGCTCACTAAGTCAACATCACCACCAAATTTCTTACGCAATTCTTGATTAATTAAAGTCGTTACTGCATTGCGGTCAAAATCAGTTACTTCATCTGGAGATAAAGATTTTGTCTTATCTTCCTCTTTTGGCTGTGGCGTTTCTTTGGTTTCTGCTTTCTTTTCTTCCACTTTTGGTTCTTCCTTTTTCGTACCACACGCCACTAAAAGAAGACTGACCAAAAGAACTAAACTAATTTTTTTCATAGCTATTTCCCCTTTGGAATGTAGAAAATTTGTTCACCATCCTTCGATAACATATAGTTTGAACGAGCATAACTTTCTACATAATCCGGATCCTGTAATTTCTCTTTTTCAGAATTAAGTCGATTATTTTCATCCTTCACCTTTTGAAGCTTTTCCTTCGCATCCGCTAATTGTGATTGTAAAGTTAAATTCATATTCACTTGACGAATAACCTGTATCAACATAAAGACAGTTGCCCCTAAAAGAAATAGCTTTGTTAGTGGTTTTAAACGTGTTTTCTTACTTTTCTTTGCCATAATTTCCTCATTTAGAATTTATCACGAAACACACTATTCATCAAGATTTAAGTGTTTCTCATAAACAACCTCATACATCTCAGCCGCATCCGCTTTTCTTGTTTTTTCTTGCATCGAAAGGACACGAACCGCAAGCACTCTTAATCCATATTGAATCTCTACCACATCCCCTACTTTCACTTCATGACTGGGCTTAACAATCTTATCATTGATTTTAATTCGTTCATGAAGTGCCAATTCTTTTGAAATGGTTCTTCTTTTTAATATCCTTGAAATCTTTAAAAATTTATCAACTCTCATGACGAATTGCCTCCTTTGCTAGATAAATAGCTTTCGTACAAACCTTTAAACTCTCATTATTTGGAACAATAACTGTAATGGCCCGATTTAAATACTTCAATTGAATATCCTTTGACAACTCTGAATACAACGAAAATAATTTCACTCCATCCACACTTTGTGAAAACAATGGACTAAACGTAATCTCTTTACCTTTAACAGTTTCAAGATAATGTTGAACATGAGCTTGCGATAAAGCCAAATCCAATTCTTTCTTATCAAAAATAGTTTCCACCTCTTTTGGTAAACGACCATATTGATCACGAATTTCCACCTTATACTCCATTAATTCCTCACTTGTTCGCAAGGCATCAATTCTTTGATATAAATCCAGCTTATCAAAATCATCCGCCGCAAAGCCTTTTGGAATATATGAAGAAACTTGAATGTTGTTTTTTACTTTCGCCTCTTTCTTTTCCACGACTTGATTGTTCTTCTTAGCTTCAATCGCCATTTCCAGCATTTCAATATACATATCAATACCAACGGTATCAATAAATCCAGATTGCGAAGAACCTAGTAAATCTCCTGCTCCACGAATGGTTAAATCACGCATCGCCACTTTATAGCCGGAGCCTAATTTCGCAAACTCTTTGATAGCTTGTAATCGCTTTTGGGCAATTTCCGATAATTGTTTTCGCGTTGGAATCAGTAAATACGCATAAGCCAAGCGATTCGAACGACCTACCCTTCCTTTCATTTGGTAAATTTGTGATAAACCGAAATTTTGAGCATCCTCAATAAAGATGGTATTTACATTTGGAATATCAATTCCATTTTCAATAATCGTTGTAGTTACTAAAACATCTATTTCTTTATTATGAAAGCGCCACATAATATCTTCAATTTCTTCACGTCCTAATTGACCATGAACAACGCCAATCCGTGCATCTGGTAACTCTTTCTGTAAAGTACGAGCTTTGTTGTAAATAAATTCAATATTGTTATATAAATAGAAAACCTGCCCCTTACGCGATAATTCCTTTTGAATCGCATCCACAATTAAAGCTTGGTTTTTTTCAACCACATAGGTTTGTACGGAATAACGATTTAACGGTGGTGTTTCTAGCTGAGATAAAGAACGAACGCCAATTAAAGACATTTGAAGTGTTCTTGGAATTGGTGTTGCACTTAGGGCTAAAACATCCACTCCATTTCTTAATTCCTTAATCTTTTCTTTGTGTTCGACTCCAAAGCGTTGTTCTTCATCAATAATGAGTAAACCTAAATCTTTAAAATGAATATCCTTTGACAACACACGATGTGTACCGATGAGAATATCCACCTTTCCCTTCGCTAAATCTTCTACTATTTCTTTTTGTTTATTCTTAGGTACAAAACGGTCTAAGATTTCAATCCGAACCGCAAAGTCTTTATAACGATTTTTAAAGGTCGAAAAATGTTGCTCAGCAAGGATGGTTGTTGGACATAAAACGACCACTTGTTTATAGTCAGTAACGGCTTTAAAGGAAGCTCGAATGGATACTTCCGTTTTACCAAAACCAACATCACCACAAATCAAGCGATCCATGGGCTTATTACTTTCCATATCCTTCTTGATTTCTACCATTGCTCTTTCTTGATCAATGGTTAAATCATATGGAAAAGCATCCTCAAATCTTTTTGTTTCTTCAGTATCCTTTGAAAACGCATAGCCGATGTGTTGTTCACGAGCGGAATACAAGTCTAATAAACGACCGGCTATTTCTTCCACATTTTTTTGTAGCTTGGCTTTGGTTTTTTCCCAATCTCCTGAACCAAGTTTGTTTAACTTAGGAACCACTCCCTCTCTTGATACAAACTTGCGAACTAGACGAAATTGTTCTAAAGGAACTAATAATTCCGAATTAGCTCTATAGATAATTCTTAGGAAATCTCGTTTGATATGCTTAATTTCCTTGGTTTCAATTCCCAGGTATTGACCGACGCCATAATGCGCATGCACCACATAATCTCCCGGTTCCAATTCTTGGTAAGCATGAATCACTTCCGCATTACGAAACTTATTTTCATAACGACCTTTACGATGATGCACTTCTAATAATTCACGTGCTGTATACACTGCCACATTTTTATCTGCTAAAAAGAAGCCTTGTGACCAATCTGCTTCATATAAATACAAAGAAGCCTGACCAAGTTCGTCTTTCCCCTTTAGAAATTGATAATCTGCCTTTTCTTGGTTTAGGATTTCACACACTCTTTGCATTTCTTTCTTATTTAAAACAAAGATAGTGGTCATTTGTCTTTGTGCAATTTGAATTCTTTTTTCTAAAGGTTCATTTGGTAAATAAACTTCTTCAATATGGGCAATATTATCGCCATAACTATCGCCATAATAACAACGTACTTTTGGTACACTTCTTTCCAAGTCATGCCACAAAGCAAAGCGAGGAAGCAGTTTATTTTCCTGTGCCATTTCTTGAATGTAAGAAATGGTGTCTTCCTTTAAACGCTTAATCGCATCTCGTACTAAGATTTCATCGGAAATAAACAATTCCGCTTGATTCATATAATCCCATAGACCAGCTACTTTTGAAACAAACGCATAATATGGATACATACTCTTATCAAATAAATAAGCATCCATCGCCTCTAAGGTATTTCTTAGTTCATCTTGTAAAAACACATTAGGATTATTGTTTAAATCTTGTTGAATGTTCTCTTTAATTTCTTGGATTTGATCTTTTGAAAAAAAGACAATTGAAGCTGGCACAATCTCTACTTCTTGAATAGTTCCAATGGTTTTTTGAGAATTTTCATCAAAGAAACGAATGGATTCTATTTCTGTATCAAAAAATTCTAAGCGAATAGGATGGTCATAATTAATGGAATACACATCCACGATGCCTCCCCGAATCGCAAAGCTTAACGGTTGGTCAATATGAGATTGTTGGTGATAACCGCTTGCCAGTAATTTTTCTTTTAAGTCATTCATGGAGTATTCTTCATTGACTTTTAAATGAATGGAAACTTCCTGGAATTGACTAGGTAGTGGTAAAAATCTTAGATAAGCCGATGGACAAGTAACAACAATCTGATTTGGATGTTTCTGTAAAGAAGATAAAGTATCGACTTGTTGCGCACTTAATTCAGGCGAGGACGCAATAGCTTCCATGCGAAGACTTTCATCGGTTCCAAATAAAGAGCATTCTTCATCGGATAAAAAAGAAGTTAGTCTTTCATAGAATTGTTGAGCTAGGTATAAATTGGATTTTAAGACTATTATTGGTCTTGGCTTTTGTTTATAAGAAAGCACGATTAAAAGAGCCTCTTGAATGACAGATGAAATCGCAATCGGAGATTTCTTTTTCTGAATTTGATCTAAGGCTTTATTTTCTTTTGTGACTTGAACTAACCAATTCGGTATCAACAAAATCAATGCTCCTTTGCTTAGTGATTATACAACCAAAAGAAGAGTTCATTGCATTAACCCTTCTTATTAAAACGATTCATCACCAAATCCATTGGTTCATTCACCCATTCATAACAAGCTTTCGCTGCTTGTTCAATAACTTGTTGAAACGTTTCTCTTTCTTCTGGAAAGACCGGCGACAATACCCAATCCGGCACTTCTTCATGAACCCCCGGATTGCTATGACCGACACCAACACGAATGCGTGATATATCTTGGCTATTCAGGTGTTGTTGAATAGACTTCATTCCCTTTTGTCCACCACTGGATCCTTTTTTACGGATGCGAAGTGAACCTACTTTTAAATCCATATCATCATGAATGACCAGCATATCTTCCAAAGCTATCTTATAAAAATCAAAGGCTTGACGTACAGCTATCCCCGATTCATTCATAAAAGTTTGCGGTTTCATTAAGATGACTTGTTCGGAACCAATGCGAACTTGTGTAATCAAGGCATTCCATTTATTTTGAGAAATATCAGCATGGCACAAACGAGCCAATTCATCCATGACTAAAAAACCACTGTTATGCCTGGTTTTTTCATATTTCCGACCCGGATTTCCTAAACCAACAATCAATTTCATTTTTGATTCTCATCTTCCGGATCGGTTAGTTTCTCCATCACCATAGTTTCATTCATGTCCTGTTCCGTAGGTTCTTCCTTTTCTTCCTCTTTTTCTTTTGGAAGCCGGAAGCCGAGGTTCTTTAAGAAACGCTGTCCAACACTAAAAGAGGCGAAGTGTTGGATTTCTTCTGCATGAGTGTCTTGGGTGACGATATCATTTTCATCTTGAGCAATCTTCGCTAACAAACTAGAACAAATAGATTTATAAACACTAATCATATTTTTAGAATATTTCAAAGTTTCATAATCTCCTTCTAAGATAGATTGATAGAAGGCTTTTCCTAAGTCCTCTTGTCTTTGGTAGTATTTCTTCACTTGTAAACCAAGTTGAACAACCATTTCGGAAGGTAATTGTTCCGTAATTGGTTCTAATTTCCGGAATAATTCATTCATTAAGTCCAATTCATTTAAACCATAAAGAAGATTGGGAATGGATAAATATAGATAAAAGAAACTATCTTCATTAGAACCTACCGAAGCCCCTTTATCATAATTCACTAATTGTTTTACTTGTATGTTTTCTAATATAGAAGTATAGGAACCGGTTCTTCCATGATTGAGCGTACCCCAAAGCTTTAAAACCTCTGTTTTTTGAAAATATTCAACATTCTTATCACGAAATTGATCTTCCAAAATAGCGATTTTATCATTGAATGTAGCTTCATCATCCACATAACGAATGACTTCGATTAAACCTTTTGTTTTGGTGTTTTTCCGGCTTGTCTGAAAGATACGAACAATGAAATAACCAATTAAAACCCATATCGCAATATTTAAAAATTTTGGCATAATAGTGTACATCCTCCATTTGTATTGCTTATTATTATACAGTACAATGGCAAGGAGTGAACATGAAGGAGTTTTATGTCTAAGAAAAGAATGAACTTAAATGTGATAGCGAAGTCTGTAATTGTAGTAGGTAT comes from the Bulleidia sp. zg-1006 genome and includes:
- the mfd gene encoding transcription-repair coupling factor, whose protein sequence is MLIPNWLVQVTKENKALDQIQKKKSPIAISSVIQEALLIVLSYKQKPRPIIVLKSNLYLAQQFYERLTSFLSDEECSLFGTDESLRMEAIASSPELSAQQVDTLSSLQKHPNQIVVTCPSAYLRFLPLPSQFQEVSIHLKVNEEYSMNDLKEKLLASGYHQQSHIDQPLSFAIRGGIVDVYSINYDHPIRLEFFDTEIESIRFFDENSQKTIGTIQEVEIVPASIVFFSKDQIQEIKENIQQDLNNNPNVFLQDELRNTLEAMDAYLFDKSMYPYYAFVSKVAGLWDYMNQAELFISDEILVRDAIKRLKEDTISYIQEMAQENKLLPRFALWHDLERSVPKVRCYYGDSYGDNIAHIEEVYLPNEPLEKRIQIAQRQMTTIFVLNKKEMQRVCEILNQEKADYQFLKGKDELGQASLYLYEADWSQGFFLADKNVAVYTARELLEVHHRKGRYENKFRNAEVIHAYQELEPGDYVVHAHYGVGQYLGIETKEIKHIKRDFLRIIYRANSELLVPLEQFRLVRKFVSREGVVPKLNKLGSGDWEKTKAKLQKNVEEIAGRLLDLYSAREQHIGYAFSKDTEETKRFEDAFPYDLTIDQERAMVEIKKDMESNKPMDRLICGDVGFGKTEVSIRASFKAVTDYKQVVVLCPTTILAEQHFSTFKNRYKDFAVRIEILDRFVPKNKQKEIVEDLAKGKVDILIGTHRVLSKDIHFKDLGLLIIDEEQRFGVEHKEKIKELRNGVDVLALSATPIPRTLQMSLIGVRSLSQLETPPLNRYSVQTYVVEKNQALIVDAIQKELSRKGQVFYLYNNIEFIYNKARTLQKELPDARIGVVHGQLGREEIEDIMWRFHNKEIDVLVTTTIIENGIDIPNVNTIFIEDAQNFGLSQIYQMKGRVGRSNRLAYAYLLIPTRKQLSEIAQKRLQAIKEFAKLGSGYKVAMRDLTIRGAGDLLGSSQSGFIDTVGIDMYIEMLEMAIEAKKNNQVVEKKEAKVKNNIQVSSYIPKGFAADDFDKLDLYQRIDALRTSEELMEYKVEIRDQYGRLPKEVETIFDKKELDLALSQAHVQHYLETVKGKEITFSPLFSQSVDGVKLFSLYSELSKDIQLKYLNRAITVIVPNNESLKVCTKAIYLAKEAIRHES
- the pth gene encoding aminoacyl-tRNA hydrolase, with the protein product MKLIVGLGNPGRKYEKTRHNSGFLVMDELARLCHADISQNKWNALITQVRIGSEQVILMKPQTFMNESGIAVRQAFDFYKIALEDMLVIHDDMDLKVGSLRIRKKGSSGGQKGMKSIQQHLNSQDISRIRVGVGHSNPGVHEEVPDWVLSPVFPEERETFQQVIEQAAKACYEWVNEPMDLVMNRFNKKG